One part of the Vibrio palustris genome encodes these proteins:
- a CDS encoding arginyltransferase has product MNSDMQHIRIGLTTPHTCSYLPEQQERLAVAIDASLQTPDKFELLLANGFRRSGDVIYQPHCLNCQACEALRIDIPSSTPSKSQKRLLNKAKPTFHWELKPKMDENWFNLYARYINTRHRNGSMFPPNRENFAAFAQCDWLNTRYLHVYDNHQLIAIAITDIMTNSASAFYTFFDPDIPLSLGTLCVLYQIEMCKKQDLQWLYLGYQIDECPAMNYKVRFNAHQRLVNQRWQG; this is encoded by the coding sequence ATGAATTCGGACATGCAACATATTCGGATCGGTTTAACGACACCGCATACGTGCAGTTACTTACCGGAACAACAAGAACGCCTAGCCGTGGCGATCGATGCAAGCTTACAAACGCCAGATAAGTTTGAATTACTTTTGGCGAACGGGTTTCGTCGCAGTGGCGATGTCATCTATCAACCTCATTGCCTCAATTGCCAAGCATGTGAAGCTTTGCGTATCGACATTCCTAGTAGCACGCCCTCTAAAAGCCAAAAACGATTGCTTAATAAAGCGAAACCGACCTTTCATTGGGAATTAAAGCCAAAAATGGACGAAAATTGGTTCAATTTGTATGCACGCTATATCAATACCCGCCATCGTAATGGTAGTATGTTCCCACCAAATCGAGAAAATTTCGCCGCATTTGCGCAGTGCGATTGGCTCAACACTCGCTATTTACATGTCTACGATAATCATCAACTTATTGCCATAGCAATAACTGACATTATGACAAATAGCGCAAGTGCATTTTATACATTTTTCGATCCAGATATACCCTTATCACTTGGTACACTTTGCGTACTCTATCAAATCGAAATGTGTAAAAAACAAGATTTACAGTGGCTCTATTTAGGTTACCAAATAGACGAATGCCCCGCGATGAACTACAAAGTGCGCTTTAACGCTCACCAAAGGCTAGTAAATCAGCGTTGGCAAGGGTAG
- a CDS encoding putative signal transducing protein, producing the protein MKIYITHNPAEAHIVCGLLQSENIACEVRGEQWFGLRGEIPMDEHSMPYIWLFHTFQADDASAIIATFQSASTETVFPSWICHQCQETNEGHFAVCWQCGSALVENA; encoded by the coding sequence ATGAAGATCTACATCACCCATAATCCCGCCGAAGCTCATATCGTCTGTGGACTACTACAATCAGAGAATATTGCTTGTGAAGTCAGAGGTGAACAGTGGTTTGGACTGCGTGGTGAAATACCAATGGATGAGCACTCTATGCCATACATTTGGCTCTTCCATACTTTTCAGGCTGACGATGCCAGCGCGATCATTGCAACATTTCAGAGCGCTTCAACAGAGACTGTCTTTCCGAGCTGGATTTGTCATCAATGCCAAGAAACCAATGAAGGGCACTTTGCCGTTTGTTGGCAATGTGGCAGCGCCCTGGTGGAAAATGCTTAG
- a CDS encoding DUF2498 family protein, translated as MSQKNVISKRDLLMIANQTIQDHEHYIEGMRATDVEENNEILIFKGHYFLDEQGLPTTKTPAVFNMFKYLAHEFSDKFTLQNE; from the coding sequence ATGTCACAAAAAAACGTCATATCCAAACGCGATTTATTAATGATTGCTAATCAAACCATCCAAGATCATGAACATTATATTGAAGGGATGCGCGCTACCGATGTCGAAGAAAACAATGAGATTTTAATTTTTAAAGGCCACTATTTTTTAGATGAACAGGGCTTACCTACGACCAAAACACCTGCTGTTTTCAACATGTTTAAGTATCTCGCCCATGAGTTTTCCGATAAATTTACGCTGCAAAACGAATAA
- the aroA gene encoding 3-phosphoshikimate 1-carboxyvinyltransferase, with protein MESLTLEPINIIQGTVNLPGSKSVSNRALLLAALAKGTTRLTNLLDSDDIRHMLAALQQVGVDYQLSADKTECTVHGLGQPFSTETPLELFLGNAGTAMRPLAAALCLGHGDYVLTGEPRMKERPIGHLVDALRTAGADIEYLENENYPPLAIHSTGLKGGEVVIDGSISSQFLTAFLMSAPFADNDITIVIEGELVSKPYIDITLDIMRQFGVVVENNHYQSFVVKSGQQYVSPGDFLVEGDASSASYFLAAAAIKGGSIRVTGISKHSIQGDIRFADALEKMGASIEWGEDYVQATRGHLDAIDMDFNHIPDAAMTIATTALFAKGTTSIRNVYNWRVKETDRLTAMATELRKVGAIVEEGDDYITITPPEVCEHAAIDTYDDHRMAMCFSLVALSQTPVTINDPKCTSKTFPDYFDKFRQLSS; from the coding sequence ATGGAAAGCCTGACCTTAGAACCAATTAATATTATCCAAGGAACTGTGAATCTTCCTGGATCAAAAAGCGTATCCAATCGCGCACTTTTGCTAGCTGCGCTAGCAAAAGGCACGACTCGTTTAACCAATTTGCTAGACAGCGATGATATTCGCCATATGTTGGCAGCGTTGCAACAAGTTGGGGTCGATTATCAGCTATCAGCGGATAAAACAGAGTGTACGGTACACGGGCTTGGGCAACCATTTTCGACCGAGACACCACTTGAACTCTTTCTCGGAAACGCGGGAACGGCAATGCGCCCATTGGCGGCAGCGTTATGTCTTGGCCACGGAGACTATGTATTGACCGGTGAGCCTCGCATGAAAGAGCGCCCAATTGGCCACCTTGTCGATGCATTACGCACGGCTGGGGCGGATATTGAATATTTAGAAAATGAGAATTACCCACCACTTGCGATTCATAGTACTGGATTGAAGGGGGGGGAAGTCGTGATTGACGGTTCTATTTCTAGCCAGTTTTTAACCGCATTTTTGATGTCGGCTCCATTTGCAGATAACGATATTACAATTGTGATTGAAGGGGAGCTTGTTTCTAAGCCTTACATTGATATAACTCTCGACATCATGCGCCAATTTGGTGTTGTGGTTGAAAATAATCACTACCAAAGCTTTGTCGTAAAATCTGGGCAACAATATGTTTCTCCTGGGGATTTCTTAGTCGAAGGTGATGCCTCATCGGCCTCATATTTTCTCGCTGCTGCAGCGATTAAAGGCGGCTCGATTCGTGTGACAGGGATCAGCAAACACAGCATTCAAGGGGATATTCGCTTTGCAGATGCTCTGGAGAAAATGGGTGCATCGATTGAGTGGGGCGAAGATTATGTTCAAGCCACTCGCGGTCATCTCGATGCCATTGATATGGATTTTAATCATATTCCTGATGCGGCAATGACGATTGCCACCACGGCGCTATTTGCCAAGGGAACGACTTCGATACGTAATGTGTATAATTGGCGAGTTAAAGAAACTGACCGTTTGACGGCAATGGCAACAGAATTACGTAAAGTCGGCGCCATTGTTGAGGAAGGTGACGATTATATTACGATTACACCACCAGAGGTATGCGAGCATGCGGCGATCGATACTTATGATGACCATCGTATGGCGATGTGTTTTTCTTTAGTGGCATTAAGTCAAACGCCAGTAACGATTAACGACCCTAAATGTACGTCAAAAACGTTTCCTGATTACTTTGATAAATTCAGACAATTAAGCAGTTAA
- the glgA gene encoding glycogen synthase GlgA, with amino-acid sequence MDSNNDQINLWFVVSEAQGIVKSGGLADVAKALPKALVDLGHQVAIVLPGYQKIADKEQFPVILETELSHWPHTVYQVRQTQLDGVTVYLIDCDAYFERPELYAEHNQAYADNGERFSFFAAASLDVLPKLDIQPDIIHTNDWHTGFVPFLLKTRYRHDDYYANTKSILTVHNAIFKGVFSYQELECIPELNLNGMEFLRYGSGQVSMLRAGIAFADKVNAVSANYANELLTPLGAHGFVDDFVRRARDLVGIVNGCDYSEWNPETDEYLPQRYHWETESLRSGKHACKQALQRAVDLPERSDVAVFGMVCRLTHQKGFHYLLPIIEQFLQNDVQMVIVGTGEPNIAATLHQLANRYSDKFMFVETYSNELAHLVEAGGDFFLMPSEFEACGLNQIYSMAYGTLPIVREVGGLKDTVVDYDKFPQEATGFGFIEPTPHALLIVMQRALLFYLQQPEALLEVQQRAMQRDFSWQESAVQYVKMYRSALSD; translated from the coding sequence TTGGATTCTAATAATGACCAAATAAACCTCTGGTTTGTTGTCTCAGAAGCTCAAGGAATAGTGAAAAGTGGTGGGTTAGCGGATGTGGCGAAAGCTCTACCGAAAGCCTTAGTTGACTTAGGTCATCAAGTCGCGATCGTGCTCCCTGGTTATCAAAAAATTGCTGATAAAGAACAGTTTCCCGTTATTTTAGAAACCGAGCTGTCTCATTGGCCACATACCGTTTATCAAGTACGTCAAACACAGCTAGATGGTGTGACTGTCTACTTAATTGATTGTGATGCGTATTTTGAGCGTCCAGAGCTTTATGCTGAACATAACCAAGCATACGCTGATAATGGAGAACGGTTCAGTTTCTTTGCTGCTGCCAGTTTGGATGTATTGCCAAAACTTGATATACAACCTGACATTATTCATACCAATGACTGGCATACAGGGTTTGTTCCTTTTCTCCTCAAAACCCGTTACCGGCATGATGACTATTATGCCAATACGAAAAGTATTTTGACTGTTCATAATGCGATTTTTAAGGGGGTGTTTTCTTATCAAGAGCTAGAATGTATTCCTGAATTGAACCTCAATGGGATGGAGTTCTTGCGTTATGGCTCTGGTCAAGTGAGTATGTTGCGCGCAGGGATTGCCTTTGCTGATAAAGTGAATGCAGTCAGTGCGAATTATGCCAATGAGTTATTAACGCCACTGGGCGCACATGGTTTCGTTGATGATTTTGTTCGTCGAGCAAGGGATTTGGTCGGTATTGTTAACGGGTGTGATTACTCTGAGTGGAACCCAGAAACGGATGAGTATTTACCACAGCGTTATCATTGGGAGACCGAATCATTGCGTTCAGGGAAACATGCATGTAAACAAGCTTTGCAACGAGCGGTCGATTTACCCGAGCGAAGTGATGTCGCTGTTTTTGGCATGGTCTGCCGTTTAACGCATCAAAAAGGTTTCCATTATTTACTGCCTATCATTGAACAGTTTTTGCAAAATGATGTACAAATGGTGATTGTGGGGACGGGGGAACCGAATATAGCCGCCACTCTACATCAACTGGCTAATCGTTATAGCGATAAATTTATGTTCGTGGAGACTTACAGTAATGAGTTAGCTCATTTAGTTGAAGCTGGGGGCGACTTTTTCCTAATGCCTTCCGAGTTTGAAGCTTGTGGACTGAATCAAATCTATAGTATGGCCTATGGTACCTTGCCTATTGTTCGTGAAGTCGGCGGGCTAAAAGATACCGTCGTCGATTATGATAAGTTTCCGCAAGAAGCGACGGGATTTGGCTTTATTGAACCGACACCACACGCATTACTCATTGTCATGCAACGCGCATTATTATTTTATTTGCAGCAACCTGAGGCACTTTTAGAAGTGCAACAAAGAGCGATGCAACGAGACTTTAGTTGGCAAGAGTCTGCGGTGCAATATGTAAAAATGTACCGCAGTGCTTTAAGTGACTAA
- the infA gene encoding translation initiation factor IF-1, protein MAKEDVIEMQGTVLDTLPNTMFRVELENGHIVTAHISGKMRKNYIRILTGDKVTVELTPYDLSKGRIVFRAR, encoded by the coding sequence ATGGCTAAAGAAGACGTTATTGAGATGCAAGGCACTGTCCTTGATACTCTTCCAAACACAATGTTCCGTGTCGAGCTGGAAAACGGCCATATTGTTACTGCTCATATTTCTGGCAAAATGCGTAAGAACTACATCCGTATTTTGACTGGCGATAAAGTAACTGTAGAGTTGACTCCGTACGATCTCTCAAAAGGACGTATCGTCTTCCGTGCACGTTAA
- the aat gene encoding leucyl/phenylalanyl-tRNA--protein transferase yields MTIYLTELAPDDYTFPAPHDALDEPNGLLAIGGDLHPQRLVAAYRSGIFPWYGPGEPILWWSPAPRAVFNTKTFKPSKSLKKFHKKSNYTVSLNRATSQVIEFCAAVRPASETWLNDDMRHAYQQLALQGNCHSVEVWLDGELIGGLYGIMIGQIFCGESMFSLRDNASKIALWHFCEYFQQLGGQWIDCQVMNPHLASLGAQELSREQFLEILLCLRDNAIDSQYLQPRWLTHSTTSISDKGSS; encoded by the coding sequence ATGACAATTTACTTAACCGAACTTGCACCAGACGACTATACGTTTCCAGCACCACATGATGCCCTCGACGAACCTAACGGATTGCTCGCAATTGGTGGGGATTTACACCCACAACGTTTAGTCGCCGCATATCGTTCTGGTATTTTTCCCTGGTACGGCCCGGGAGAACCCATTCTATGGTGGAGCCCTGCTCCGCGTGCTGTGTTTAATACTAAGACATTCAAACCGAGCAAAAGTCTTAAAAAATTTCATAAAAAGTCAAATTATACCGTGAGCCTAAATCGCGCCACTTCTCAAGTTATTGAATTCTGTGCGGCGGTCAGGCCTGCGAGCGAGACTTGGCTCAACGATGATATGCGTCATGCCTATCAACAATTAGCCCTACAAGGCAATTGTCATTCTGTTGAAGTTTGGCTTGATGGTGAGCTGATTGGTGGTTTATATGGCATTATGATTGGACAAATTTTCTGTGGTGAGTCCATGTTCAGCCTACGAGATAATGCATCCAAAATCGCACTGTGGCATTTTTGTGAGTACTTCCAGCAATTAGGCGGACAATGGATCGATTGCCAAGTTATGAATCCTCATCTTGCGTCACTGGGGGCACAAGAGCTATCTCGGGAACAATTTTTAGAAATTTTGCTATGTTTAAGGGATAACGCCATCGATAGCCAATACTTACAACCTCGCTGGCTAACACATTCAACAACGTCGATATCTGACAAGGGTTCATCATGA
- the glgC gene encoding glucose-1-phosphate adenylyltransferase translates to MAGVLGMILAGGEGKRLMPLTGTRSKPSVPFGGSYRLIDFALNNFVNADLLRVYVLTQFKSQSLYLHMKKGWNVGGVTDRFIDPVPAQMRDGKRWYEGTADAIYQNLRFIELAEPDEVCIFGSDHIYKMDIRQMLEFHRQSNAQLTVSAIRMPVDKASDFGIIEIDTEGRMIGFEEKPRHPKCIPGEPEWALVSMGNYIFNTDSLYRELGIDSEDPQSSHDFGNDIIPRMYPKGEVYVYDFSSNKIKGEQHDNYWRDVGTVEAYWEAHMDLLGDDQKFSLYNRSWPLHTFYPPLPPATFVDSSEQKVKITDSMVSGGSFIHGSDIYKSVLGYRTNIATGCCISESVILGDVKVGAGCTIKRAIIDKGVEIAPGTVIGEDLDADRERFNVSPSGIVVVAKGMKVGF, encoded by the coding sequence ATGGCTGGTGTACTAGGTATGATTTTAGCTGGAGGTGAAGGCAAGCGCTTGATGCCTTTAACTGGAACTAGAAGTAAACCATCAGTACCTTTCGGTGGCAGTTATCGATTAATTGATTTCGCACTCAATAATTTTGTGAATGCCGATCTCTTACGTGTTTATGTATTAACACAGTTCAAGTCGCAATCCTTATATTTACATATGAAGAAAGGCTGGAATGTTGGTGGTGTAACGGATCGGTTTATTGACCCGGTTCCCGCACAAATGCGTGACGGTAAACGTTGGTATGAAGGCACAGCAGATGCTATCTATCAAAATTTACGCTTTATTGAATTAGCTGAGCCGGACGAAGTGTGTATTTTTGGCTCTGATCATATCTACAAAATGGATATTCGTCAGATGCTTGAGTTCCATCGTCAGTCTAACGCCCAGTTAACGGTATCGGCAATTCGGATGCCAGTCGATAAAGCGAGTGATTTTGGAATTATTGAAATTGATACCGAAGGACGCATGATTGGCTTTGAAGAAAAACCGCGTCATCCCAAATGCATTCCAGGCGAGCCTGAATGGGCGCTGGTATCAATGGGGAATTATATTTTCAATACGGACAGTTTATACCGTGAGTTGGGAATTGACTCTGAGGATCCGCAATCAAGTCACGATTTTGGCAATGATATAATTCCTCGTATGTATCCGAAGGGTGAGGTCTATGTGTATGACTTTTCGAGTAATAAGATTAAAGGTGAACAACACGATAATTATTGGCGCGATGTCGGTACGGTAGAGGCGTATTGGGAAGCGCATATGGATTTACTGGGCGATGATCAAAAGTTTTCTTTGTATAATCGTAGTTGGCCGTTACACACATTTTATCCACCTTTACCGCCCGCAACTTTTGTTGATTCGTCTGAGCAAAAAGTGAAAATTACCGACAGCATGGTCTCTGGCGGCAGTTTTATTCATGGCTCAGATATTTATAAGTCAGTATTAGGTTATCGAACCAATATTGCGACTGGCTGTTGCATCAGTGAATCTGTTATCTTAGGGGATGTAAAAGTCGGTGCAGGGTGTACTATCAAGCGAGCCATTATCGATAAGGGGGTTGAGATCGCCCCAGGTACGGTAATTGGCGAAGATCTTGATGCCGATCGTGAACGGTTTAATGTATCACCCAGTGGAATTGTCGTTGTGGCAAAAGGAATGAAAGTTGGATTCTAA
- a CDS encoding alpha/beta fold hydrolase: MPNSLLFHKAYHHQASSEWVVFIHGAGGSSSIWFKQLKAYRQYFNVLLVDLRGHGRSAETTSGQAGESYTFRGVSGDVIDVMDRLNITQAHIVAMSLGTLIGHTMAQYHPHRIKSMVLGGAILSFDCRTRCLISLGDWFKNLVPYMLLYRLFAYIVMPTARQRESRWLFIREAKKLCQSEFKRWFHLTRYVNPMMTTYRSCMPRIPTLYLMGDKDYLFLEPVKRWAQQQPMSELVELSDCGHVCNIESPQRFNHHSIEFIHQHITRVRESRVTS, from the coding sequence ATGCCGAACTCTCTACTATTTCACAAAGCATATCATCATCAAGCAAGCAGTGAGTGGGTGGTTTTCATTCATGGTGCAGGTGGCAGTTCATCGATATGGTTTAAACAGCTTAAAGCGTATCGCCAATACTTTAATGTGTTATTAGTTGATTTACGTGGTCATGGCCGCTCAGCAGAGACGACCAGTGGTCAAGCAGGGGAGTCTTACACGTTTCGTGGCGTGTCGGGAGATGTGATCGACGTGATGGACCGACTGAATATCACCCAAGCACATATTGTCGCGATGTCTTTGGGTACTTTGATCGGACACACAATGGCCCAGTATCATCCGCACCGTATCAAAAGCATGGTGCTGGGCGGGGCAATATTATCGTTTGATTGCCGTACACGATGTTTAATTAGCCTAGGTGACTGGTTTAAAAACCTAGTCCCTTACATGCTGCTTTATCGTTTATTTGCGTATATCGTGATGCCGACGGCAAGACAGCGTGAATCGCGCTGGTTATTTATTCGAGAAGCAAAAAAGTTGTGCCAAAGTGAATTTAAACGCTGGTTCCACTTAACCCGGTATGTCAATCCAATGATGACCACATACCGCTCGTGTATGCCGAGGATTCCAACGCTTTACCTTATGGGCGACAAAGACTATTTATTTTTAGAACCCGTAAAACGATGGGCTCAGCAACAGCCAATGAGTGAGCTTGTTGAGCTCAGTGATTGTGGTCACGTATGTAATATTGAGAGCCCGCAAAGGTTCAATCATCACTCGATTGAATTTATCCATCAGCATATTACCCGTGTGCGTGAGTCGCGTGTCACAAGCTAA
- the topA gene encoding type I DNA topoisomerase: MGKSLVIVESPAKAKTINKYLGKDFIVKSSVGHVRDLPTAGQSTGGKKAAPQSTKHLSAEEKARVKKEKERAALIKKMGIDPFHDWEANYQILPGKEKVVSELQKLAKDADAVYLATDLDREGEAIAWHLRELIGGDEERYKRVVFNEITKGAIQQAFETPGELNMDGVNAQQARRFMDRVVGFMVSPLLWKKVARGLSAGRVQSVAVKLLVERERSIKAFTPEEFWDIHADTLTSSDQAFRLLVAQKDGAAFKPVNEAQATDALTELEKARYEVCKREDRPTSSKPSAPFITSTLQQAASTRLGYGVKKTMMLAQRLYEGGYITYMRTDSTNLSQEAVSNVREYITAEFGDAYLPEKPNVYGSKENAQEAHEAIRPSSVSVLESQLEGMDKDAHKLYALIWNQFVACQMTPAKYDSTTISVKAADYTLKAKGRILKFDGWTRVQRPLGKNDDQILPAVKVGDELTLQTLEPKQHFTKPPARFTEAALVKELEKRGIGRPSTYASIISTIQDRGYVKVDQRRFYAEKMGEIVTDRLDDSFDDLMNYDFTARMEEKLDQIADGEVNWKGMLDSFFSDFSENLAQAEQDEEHGGMKPNHMVETDIDCPTCGRKMVIRTASTGVFLGCSGYALPPKERCKTTINLGDEDGVVNVLEEDVETAALRAKKRCPICDTAMDAYLIDEERKLHVCGNNPNCEGYEVEHGEFKLKGYDGPVVECDKCSSDMVLKNGRFGKYMACTNDECTNTRKILRNGDVAPPKEDPVHFPEFPCTQSDAYFVLRDGASGLFFAASNFPKSRETRAPLVQELAQYKERLAEKFKYLADAPQSDPDGLPTVVRFSRKSKEHYVRTENEGKPSGWTAVYVDGKWEVTDKRKKKK, from the coding sequence ATGGGTAAATCACTCGTTATCGTAGAGTCTCCAGCCAAGGCCAAAACAATCAACAAATATCTTGGCAAAGACTTTATCGTAAAGTCTAGTGTCGGTCATGTCCGCGATCTACCAACCGCAGGGCAGTCGACAGGCGGAAAAAAAGCAGCACCTCAATCCACGAAGCATTTAAGTGCAGAAGAAAAAGCACGGGTAAAGAAAGAGAAAGAACGTGCCGCACTCATTAAGAAAATGGGTATTGACCCTTTTCATGATTGGGAAGCGAACTATCAGATCTTGCCTGGTAAGGAAAAAGTCGTCTCCGAGCTACAGAAATTAGCGAAAGACGCAGACGCTGTCTATCTCGCAACGGATTTGGATCGCGAAGGGGAAGCCATCGCTTGGCACCTTCGTGAGCTCATCGGTGGCGATGAAGAGCGATACAAACGGGTTGTGTTTAATGAAATCACTAAAGGCGCCATTCAACAGGCGTTTGAAACACCAGGCGAATTAAACATGGACGGCGTTAATGCACAGCAAGCGCGCCGTTTTATGGACCGTGTGGTTGGTTTTATGGTGTCTCCGTTGCTGTGGAAAAAAGTAGCCCGTGGTTTATCGGCAGGGCGAGTGCAATCCGTCGCCGTTAAACTTTTGGTTGAACGTGAGCGTTCAATCAAGGCGTTCACTCCTGAAGAGTTTTGGGATATTCATGCCGACACGTTAACATCGAGCGATCAAGCGTTCCGTTTGCTGGTGGCACAGAAAGATGGTGCAGCATTTAAGCCAGTCAACGAAGCGCAAGCAACCGATGCATTAACTGAGCTTGAAAAAGCACGTTATGAAGTCTGCAAGCGTGAAGATAGGCCCACAAGCAGTAAGCCAAGTGCGCCATTTATCACCTCGACTCTGCAGCAGGCGGCCAGTACTCGTCTAGGCTATGGTGTGAAAAAGACCATGATGCTCGCTCAGCGCCTCTATGAGGGCGGTTACATTACTTATATGCGTACTGACTCAACTAACTTGAGTCAAGAGGCTGTGAGTAACGTACGGGAGTATATTACGGCAGAGTTTGGTGATGCTTATTTGCCAGAAAAGCCGAATGTTTATGGCAGTAAAGAAAATGCACAAGAAGCGCACGAAGCGATTCGTCCTTCAAGCGTATCAGTGCTGGAATCTCAGCTGGAAGGTATGGATAAAGATGCGCATAAATTGTATGCGTTGATTTGGAATCAGTTTGTCGCGTGTCAAATGACGCCAGCAAAATATGATTCGACCACGATTAGTGTCAAAGCAGCTGATTATACCTTGAAAGCGAAAGGCCGTATTTTGAAGTTTGACGGTTGGACTCGTGTACAGCGTCCATTGGGTAAAAATGACGATCAAATTCTACCGGCGGTTAAAGTCGGGGATGAGCTGACTCTACAGACCCTTGAACCCAAGCAGCACTTTACTAAGCCGCCGGCGCGCTTTACAGAAGCAGCACTGGTTAAAGAGTTAGAAAAACGAGGCATTGGTCGTCCATCTACCTACGCTTCGATTATCTCAACTATTCAAGACCGCGGTTATGTCAAAGTGGACCAGCGTCGTTTTTATGCGGAAAAAATGGGCGAAATCGTCACTGATCGTTTAGATGACAGTTTTGATGATTTAATGAATTACGATTTTACCGCACGTATGGAAGAGAAGCTTGACCAAATTGCAGACGGTGAAGTGAATTGGAAAGGCATGTTGGATAGTTTCTTCTCTGATTTCAGTGAAAACCTAGCACAAGCTGAACAAGATGAAGAACATGGTGGCATGAAGCCGAACCATATGGTTGAGACAGATATTGATTGTCCGACATGTGGCCGTAAAATGGTCATTCGTACCGCTTCCACCGGTGTGTTTTTAGGGTGTTCTGGTTATGCATTACCGCCTAAAGAGCGCTGTAAAACAACCATTAATTTAGGTGATGAAGACGGCGTTGTTAACGTGTTGGAAGAGGACGTAGAAACCGCAGCGTTGCGCGCGAAAAAACGTTGTCCGATTTGTGATACAGCGATGGATGCCTATCTTATTGATGAAGAGCGTAAACTGCATGTTTGTGGTAATAATCCTAACTGTGAAGGTTATGAAGTCGAACATGGTGAGTTTAAGCTAAAAGGTTATGATGGCCCTGTGGTCGAGTGTGACAAGTGCAGTTCAGACATGGTCTTAAAAAACGGTCGTTTTGGTAAATATATGGCCTGTACGAATGACGAATGTACTAATACTCGTAAGATACTGCGCAACGGGGATGTGGCGCCACCTAAAGAAGATCCGGTGCATTTTCCTGAGTTTCCTTGCACACAGTCAGATGCCTACTTTGTGTTGCGTGATGGTGCGTCTGGTTTGTTCTTTGCGGCCAGTAATTTCCCTAAATCCCGCGAGACGCGAGCACCGCTAGTCCAAGAGCTAGCACAGTACAAAGAACGCTTAGCAGAGAAGTTTAAATACCTTGCTGATGCGCCGCAAAGCGATCCCGATGGACTACCTACCGTTGTTCGTTTTAGTCGTAAGTCTAAAGAACATTATGTTAGAACGGAAAATGAAGGCAAACCTTCTGGTTGGACTGCCGTCTATGTGGATGGAAAATGGGAAGTAACGGACAAGCGTAAGAAAAAGAAATAG
- a CDS encoding glycine zipper 2TM domain-containing protein: MKKWIWIVVIFPLFANAAYQRNQARPVNKVVFGAVQTVRYISDKTVEQTKTSHSGWETLLGAAIGGVIGHQFGSGHGNDLATVVGTAAGAGVGYTQSADPIYRQQDKLVELLIKTHDDKLIDVIQDVDPNMLFGSGDSVRILYFDEGVRVDKEM; the protein is encoded by the coding sequence ATGAAAAAGTGGATTTGGATAGTAGTCATTTTTCCACTATTTGCCAATGCCGCTTATCAGCGTAATCAAGCGCGGCCCGTAAATAAAGTCGTATTCGGTGCGGTACAAACCGTGCGTTATATTTCTGACAAAACCGTGGAACAAACCAAGACCAGCCATAGTGGTTGGGAAACCTTACTTGGCGCGGCTATTGGTGGTGTGATTGGCCATCAGTTTGGTTCAGGGCATGGCAATGACCTGGCGACAGTTGTTGGGACGGCGGCAGGCGCTGGCGTTGGTTATACCCAATCGGCAGACCCAATCTATCGTCAGCAAGACAAGCTGGTTGAGCTGCTGATTAAGACCCATGATGATAAGCTCATCGATGTCATCCAAGATGTGGACCCTAACATGCTATTTGGCTCAGGCGATAGTGTCCGTATTTTGTATTTTGATGAGGGCGTTCGCGTTGATAAAGAAATGTAA